The following proteins are encoded in a genomic region of Halopelagius longus:
- a CDS encoding LUD domain-containing protein codes for MSARRERRRKAERIRHLLKTEGDAIRANTTVFNEDRYAVTADFDEYEGLRTEAREIKEDAIERLPELVERVRESVEANGGTVYVADDADDANEYIAGVVEDENAETVVKSKSMTTEELDVNEHLRARGTDVWETDLGEFVLQVAEEAPSHLVGPSLHKSKDDVARLFNEAFDPEEPFETAQELTEFARDYLGERIRDADVGMTGANFVLADSGTIALVTNEGNARKSAVTPDTHVAVAGVEKLIPGAEELQPFIELIAKAATGQPIAQYVTMLTPPVESPTIDFDAPDEPLGSADERDFHLVLVDNGRTEMREDDQLRETLYCIRCGACANSCANFQHVGGHAFGGETYTGGIATGWETGVHGIDSADDFNDLCTGCTRCVDACPVKIDVPWINTVVRDRRNQGADPSQFDFLVEGLTPDVEPGGMSLQKRFFGNFGTLAKLGSATAPLSNAIASLGPVRAAMDRFIGVDARRDLPEFQRETLVDWFESRTPRAPNVTADRKVVLYADTYTNYIRVERGKAAVRTLEALGAHVELSTPRESGRAPLSQGMIETATENARAVADDVDPYLDAEFDVVVIEPSDLAAFRREYEKLLDEATHERLAENAYDVMEYVYGLLRNGADADALSGPTNPVAYHSHCQQRTLGVEAYTEAVLAELGYDVMTSDSECCGMAGSFGYKSEYYELAMDVGEDLREDFADAGDRTLVASGTSCAEQMSALFARDAVHPVELVAPDG; via the coding sequence ATGAGCGCACGGAGAGAGCGTCGGCGGAAGGCCGAGCGGATTCGGCACCTGCTGAAGACGGAGGGCGACGCCATCCGCGCGAACACCACCGTCTTCAACGAGGACCGCTACGCGGTGACCGCAGACTTCGACGAGTACGAGGGCCTGCGGACCGAGGCGCGAGAAATCAAGGAGGACGCCATCGAACGCCTGCCGGAACTGGTCGAACGGGTCCGCGAGAGCGTCGAGGCCAACGGCGGGACGGTGTACGTCGCCGACGACGCCGACGACGCGAACGAGTACATCGCCGGCGTCGTAGAGGACGAAAACGCCGAGACGGTGGTCAAGAGCAAGTCGATGACCACCGAGGAGTTGGACGTGAACGAACATCTCCGGGCGCGCGGGACGGACGTCTGGGAGACCGACCTCGGGGAGTTCGTCCTGCAGGTGGCCGAGGAAGCGCCCTCGCACCTGGTCGGGCCCTCGCTCCACAAGTCGAAAGACGACGTGGCGCGCCTGTTCAACGAGGCGTTCGACCCCGAGGAACCGTTCGAGACGGCCCAGGAACTCACCGAGTTCGCCCGCGACTACCTCGGGGAACGCATCCGCGACGCCGACGTGGGGATGACCGGCGCGAACTTCGTCCTCGCCGACTCGGGCACCATCGCACTCGTGACGAACGAGGGTAACGCCCGGAAGTCGGCGGTCACCCCCGACACCCACGTCGCGGTGGCGGGCGTCGAGAAGCTGATTCCCGGCGCGGAGGAGTTACAGCCGTTCATCGAACTCATCGCGAAGGCGGCGACGGGGCAACCGATAGCGCAGTACGTGACGATGCTGACGCCGCCCGTGGAGTCGCCGACCATCGACTTCGACGCCCCGGACGAACCCCTCGGGAGCGCCGACGAACGCGACTTCCACCTCGTCCTCGTGGACAACGGGCGCACGGAGATGCGCGAGGACGACCAACTGCGGGAGACGCTGTACTGCATCCGGTGCGGGGCCTGCGCGAACTCCTGCGCGAACTTCCAGCACGTCGGCGGGCACGCCTTCGGCGGCGAGACGTACACCGGCGGCATCGCCACCGGGTGGGAGACGGGCGTCCACGGCATCGACAGCGCCGACGATTTCAACGACCTCTGCACCGGATGCACCCGGTGCGTGGACGCCTGCCCGGTGAAGATAGACGTGCCGTGGATAAACACCGTCGTCCGAGACAGGCGGAATCAGGGGGCGGACCCCTCCCAGTTCGACTTCCTCGTGGAGGGCCTCACGCCCGACGTCGAACCCGGCGGGATGAGCCTCCAGAAGCGCTTCTTCGGCAACTTCGGGACGCTCGCTAAACTGGGTTCTGCGACGGCACCGCTCTCGAACGCGATTGCGAGCCTCGGCCCCGTCCGCGCCGCGATGGACCGCTTCATCGGCGTGGACGCCCGCCGCGACTTGCCGGAGTTCCAGCGGGAGACGCTGGTCGACTGGTTCGAGTCGCGGACGCCGCGCGCGCCGAACGTAACCGCCGACCGGAAAGTCGTCCTCTACGCCGATACGTACACGAACTACATCCGCGTCGAGAGGGGAAAGGCCGCCGTCCGAACGCTGGAAGCCCTCGGCGCGCACGTCGAACTCTCGACGCCGAGAGAGAGCGGACGCGCGCCTCTCTCGCAGGGGATGATAGAGACGGCGACGGAGAACGCCCGCGCCGTCGCCGACGACGTGGACCCGTACCTCGACGCCGAGTTCGACGTGGTCGTGATCGAACCGTCGGACCTCGCCGCGTTCCGCCGCGAGTACGAGAAACTGCTCGACGAGGCGACGCACGAACGACTCGCGGAGAACGCCTACGACGTGATGGAGTACGTCTACGGCCTCCTTCGGAACGGCGCGGACGCGGACGCCCTCTCGGGGCCGACGAACCCCGTCGCCTACCACAGTCACTGCCAACAGCGAACGCTCGGCGTCGAAGCGTACACCGAGGCGGTCCTCGCCGAACTCGGCTACGACGTGATGACCTCCGACTCGGAGTGTTGCGGCATGGCCGGCAGTTTCGGCTACAAGAGCGAGTACTATGAACTGGCGATGGACGTCGGCGAGGACTTGCGCGAAGACTTCGCCGACGCGGGCGACAGAACCCTC
- a CDS encoding four-carbon acid sugar kinase family protein, whose translation MQPSGLVVADDLTGATDTGHEFAARGLRTLVSARGKSTDADAGTDVRVVDTDSRYADPSDAAARVERAVGDDGYAFVYKKVDSTLRGNLVAEVDAALDATGADIALVAPASPRNGRTTVEGFHLVEGVPVAETDAGNDPERPVETSHLPTRFAASTFPVVRLAVNRVAAGAATVAADVEATAREGRTVVVADAAHERHLEAIAAGAARAECDVLYVGSAGLARYVETPSPAADGPPSVPRRERSVLCVVGSTNPATRAQVRALPDSSVVPLALETAVESPERASKDAAAACADRLSESGLAALVSAPDADAPNRAVEAGRRLGVDESTVRERVSESLAEAVRRLWRDCGDAPESLFVTGGAVAADAFEAVDAAGVLLTGESVEEGIPLGRIAGGLADGTPVVTKAGAFGTPGAIRKCAARLGGRDDFE comes from the coding sequence ATGCAGCCTTCGGGACTCGTCGTCGCGGACGACCTGACCGGGGCGACCGACACCGGCCACGAGTTCGCCGCCCGCGGCCTTCGAACGCTCGTCTCCGCGCGAGGGAAATCGACCGACGCGGACGCCGGGACGGACGTTCGCGTCGTGGACACGGACTCCCGGTACGCCGACCCGTCGGACGCCGCCGCGAGGGTCGAACGCGCGGTGGGCGACGACGGGTACGCGTTCGTCTACAAGAAGGTCGATTCGACGCTCAGGGGGAACCTCGTCGCCGAAGTGGACGCCGCCCTCGACGCGACCGGCGCGGATATCGCCCTCGTCGCGCCCGCCTCGCCGCGAAACGGCCGCACGACCGTCGAGGGGTTCCACCTCGTCGAGGGCGTCCCCGTCGCGGAGACGGACGCGGGGAACGACCCGGAGCGACCCGTCGAGACGTCGCACCTCCCGACGCGGTTCGCGGCGTCCACCTTCCCGGTCGTCCGACTGGCGGTGAACCGCGTCGCCGCGGGCGCGGCGACCGTCGCCGCCGACGTAGAGGCGACGGCGCGGGAGGGCCGAACGGTCGTCGTCGCCGACGCCGCCCACGAACGCCACCTCGAAGCGATAGCCGCGGGGGCGGCGCGGGCGGAGTGTGACGTCCTCTACGTCGGAAGCGCGGGACTCGCCCGGTACGTCGAGACACCGTCGCCCGCCGCCGACGGCCCGCCGTCGGTCCCGAGGCGGGAGCGGAGCGTCCTCTGCGTCGTCGGGAGCACGAACCCGGCGACGAGAGCGCAGGTTCGCGCGCTTCCCGACTCGTCGGTCGTTCCCCTCGCCCTCGAAACGGCCGTCGAGTCGCCCGAGAGGGCGAGTAAGGACGCCGCGGCGGCGTGCGCCGACCGCCTCTCGGAGTCCGGACTCGCCGCACTCGTCTCTGCCCCGGACGCCGACGCACCGAACCGCGCCGTCGAGGCGGGGCGGCGCCTCGGCGTCGACGAATCGACGGTGCGCGAACGGGTCAGCGAGTCGTTGGCGGAGGCGGTGAGGCGACTGTGGCGCGACTGCGGCGACGCCCCGGAATCGCTGTTCGTCACGGGCGGGGCAGTGGCCGCGGACGCGTTCGAGGCGGTGGACGCCGCGGGCGTCCTCCTCACCGGGGAGTCCGTCGAGGAAGGGATACCGCTCGGGCGAATCGCCGGCGGACTCGCGGACGGCACGCCGGTGGTGACGAAAGCGGGCGCGTTCGGCACGCCCGGGGCAATACGTAAGTGCGCCGCCCGTCTCGGAGGACGTGATGACTTCGAGTAA
- a CDS encoding sugar ABC transporter substrate-binding protein: MVDHDNSLSVLGRRAYLKGASVAALGGLAGCTGGGDGGSGGGDGTEGGEGSSYDKVFATAETLENDYWSAFAEGYGTAADAWGLEHDIQANDADTSNMLSQFDSAVRGGADSVVGTASDDSGVPSLADAAGGEGVPFVEMWAMGKWYTPLDAGEHFVQYNIPEPVRTGGLTARILFEAMGGEGNFVHVTGMQGTVGANGRNMGVEEAMKDYPDVERLGDPLPGDWNRQKSRESMQSFVSRFGDEIDGVYAQNDTEAQGVLTVCQEHDLNVPIVGYDGTQETAKEIQNQPEDGSRIVATFTAHPAWQAGWAIAKTYDWHNGWRPDTPERMMFTGGSLVVNDPSKWKDTLDHDRFVKPQTYLDSVFGSGDPPYDWKKMSVVESGEDAFDPQNKLVPIRKSDFFQLLWTEENKPNGYSLPDEYDDSDAFDEVEQTYADRWSDPYA; the protein is encoded by the coding sequence ATGGTAGACCATGACAATAGTCTATCAGTTCTCGGGCGGAGAGCGTACTTAAAAGGGGCGTCGGTCGCCGCACTCGGCGGGTTAGCCGGGTGCACGGGCGGCGGTGACGGCGGCTCCGGCGGTGGCGACGGCACCGAAGGCGGCGAGGGGTCCTCGTACGACAAGGTGTTCGCGACGGCGGAGACGTTAGAGAACGACTACTGGAGCGCGTTCGCGGAGGGGTACGGAACGGCGGCGGACGCGTGGGGACTCGAACACGACATTCAGGCGAACGACGCCGACACCTCGAACATGCTCTCGCAGTTCGACTCGGCCGTCAGGGGCGGCGCTGACTCCGTCGTCGGCACGGCGAGCGACGACTCGGGCGTCCCGTCGTTGGCCGACGCCGCCGGCGGCGAGGGCGTGCCGTTCGTCGAGATGTGGGCGATGGGCAAGTGGTACACGCCCCTCGACGCGGGCGAGCACTTCGTCCAGTACAACATCCCCGAACCCGTGCGGACGGGCGGTTTGACCGCTCGCATCCTCTTCGAGGCCATGGGCGGGGAGGGGAACTTCGTCCACGTGACGGGCATGCAGGGCACCGTCGGGGCGAACGGGCGCAACATGGGCGTCGAGGAGGCGATGAAAGACTACCCCGACGTCGAACGCCTCGGCGACCCGTTGCCGGGCGACTGGAACCGCCAGAAGTCACGCGAGTCGATGCAGAGTTTCGTCTCCCGATTCGGCGACGAGATAGACGGCGTCTACGCGCAGAACGACACCGAGGCCCAAGGGGTGTTGACAGTCTGTCAGGAGCACGACCTGAACGTCCCGATAGTGGGCTACGACGGCACCCAAGAGACGGCGAAGGAGATTCAAAACCAGCCCGAAGACGGGAGTCGCATCGTCGCGACGTTCACCGCCCACCCCGCGTGGCAGGCCGGGTGGGCGATAGCGAAAACCTACGACTGGCACAACGGGTGGCGACCCGACACGCCCGAACGGATGATGTTCACCGGCGGTTCGCTCGTCGTCAACGACCCCTCGAAGTGGAAGGACACGCTCGACCACGACCGCTTCGTGAAGCCGCAGACGTACCTCGACTCCGTGTTCGGGTCCGGAGACCCGCCGTACGACTGGAAGAAGATGTCGGTGGTCGAGTCCGGCGAGGACGCGTTCGACCCGCAGAACAAGCTCGTTCCCATCCGGAAGAGCGACTTCTTCCAACTGCTGTGGACGGAGGAGAACAAGCCGAACGGCTACTCGCTCCCCGACGAGTACGACGACTCCGACGCGTTCGACGAAGTAGAACAGACGTACGCGGACCGGTGGTCGGACCCGTACGCATGA
- the pdxA gene encoding 4-hydroxythreonine-4-phosphate dehydrogenase PdxA — MTSSKPLVAVTMGDPAGVGAEVAAKAYPAAVEFARIVVVGDADAVRAAVEACDAALDVRAVDSAAEASDDPSALSVLDMDNVDELAYGELRAEYGEASLAYVERAVELALAGEVDAIATAPINKQATRMAGSDHAGHTGLLAERTDTENYSMMLVEEDLRVTHVSTHVPLREACDLVTTENVLDTIRVTDDALRELGVESPRVAVAGLNPHAGDGGLLGDEDEAEIAPAVERAREEGIDADGPLSPDTVYVRAARGDFDCVVSMYHDQGHIPLKMLGFDGTGGVSGVNVTIGLPIVRTSVDHGTAFDIAGEGIASETSMVDAVRVAATVVENRRANGR, encoded by the coding sequence ATGACTTCGAGTAAACCGCTCGTCGCCGTGACGATGGGCGACCCGGCGGGCGTCGGCGCGGAAGTCGCCGCGAAGGCGTACCCCGCGGCGGTGGAGTTCGCGCGTATCGTCGTCGTCGGCGACGCGGACGCGGTGCGGGCGGCCGTCGAGGCGTGCGACGCCGCACTCGACGTGCGCGCGGTCGACTCCGCTGCGGAGGCGAGCGACGACCCCTCGGCGCTGTCCGTCCTGGACATGGACAACGTGGACGAACTCGCCTACGGGGAGTTGCGCGCGGAGTACGGCGAGGCGAGTCTGGCGTACGTCGAACGCGCCGTCGAACTCGCCCTCGCGGGCGAGGTGGACGCCATCGCCACCGCGCCCATCAACAAGCAGGCGACGCGGATGGCGGGGAGCGACCACGCCGGCCACACGGGCCTCCTCGCGGAGCGAACCGACACGGAGAACTACTCGATGATGCTCGTAGAGGAGGACCTGCGCGTGACGCACGTGAGCACGCACGTCCCCCTCAGGGAGGCCTGTGACCTCGTGACGACGGAGAACGTCCTCGACACGATTCGGGTGACCGACGACGCCCTCCGCGAACTCGGCGTCGAGTCGCCGCGCGTCGCCGTCGCGGGGTTGAACCCCCACGCCGGGGACGGCGGACTCCTCGGCGACGAAGACGAGGCGGAGATAGCCCCGGCGGTCGAACGCGCCCGCGAGGAGGGCATCGACGCCGACGGCCCCCTCTCGCCGGACACCGTCTACGTCCGCGCGGCGCGGGGCGACTTCGACTGCGTCGTCTCGATGTACCACGACCAAGGCCACATCCCGCTGAAGATGCTCGGATTCGACGGCACCGGCGGCGTAAGCGGCGTAAACGTGACTATCGGACTCCCCATCGTCCGCACGAGCGTGGACCACGGAACCGCCTTCGACATCGCGGGCGAGGGCATCGCGAGCGAAACGAGCATGGTGGACGCCGTTCGCGTCGCGGCGACGGTGGTGGAGAACCGACGCGCGAACGGTCGGTGA
- a CDS encoding LUD domain-containing protein, which translates to MTEEGTMAIDAVSTFESSLAELDVTLTRTDAEGFADAVAEAVDEPAVGTPLGFDGASLDETPVETELTPRRIKEAETGVTPVGRAVAEYGTLVVDSNAAGNELVSLYPPTHVGVVRESDVAADVESTVPYLADRFADGGSSVFATGVSSTGDMGALVEGVHGPRTVRVILLEGR; encoded by the coding sequence GTGACGGAAGAGGGAACCATGGCTATCGACGCGGTATCGACGTTCGAGTCGTCGCTCGCGGAGTTGGACGTGACGCTCACCCGCACCGACGCCGAGGGGTTCGCGGACGCCGTCGCCGAGGCGGTGGACGAACCCGCCGTCGGGACGCCACTCGGGTTCGACGGCGCGTCGCTGGACGAGACGCCCGTGGAGACGGAGTTGACGCCCCGTCGAATCAAGGAGGCGGAGACGGGCGTCACGCCCGTCGGGCGCGCCGTCGCGGAGTACGGGACGCTGGTCGTGGATTCGAACGCCGCCGGGAACGAACTCGTGTCGCTCTACCCGCCGACGCACGTCGGCGTCGTCCGCGAGAGCGACGTGGCGGCGGACGTCGAATCGACCGTCCCGTACCTCGCAGACCGGTTCGCGGACGGCGGGTCGTCCGTCTTCGCCACGGGCGTCAGTTCCACCGGCGACATGGGCGCGTTGGTCGAGGGCGTCCACGGGCCGCGCACCGTCCGCGTGATTCTGCTGGAGGGGCGATGA